One segment of Sulfobacillus thermosulfidooxidans DSM 9293 DNA contains the following:
- a CDS encoding GGDEF domain-containing protein — MLRRISPIQLYLWLLTVAGPALIIVHGLRWASHIWGVVIVGAIMVAASTLWPIKLGQGSITLVNAGYFSVFLIGGTIPAVVAGSLGQMLGWVKGFKGIRSLASWSIFSVSVLAGAYVFHHFSPLWVQASMFSLTFLFINNMLVLIYYLIQDNSVKTWQLFAEGLFFDVLSWVISAPLILIFVLLQKAYHTPGAILAFFPFLLITLLLGLGYNLYRSHKNTLTAVRVAAEIAAASSPEDVYRSMEKGIRETFPSSVLVMYRKIPHRLAVRRVHVYYPFEEPPPYKEEVLASEGITGWTIESRSSELIDDSEKVIGRFVNPRIPRIMRSVLLLPMVTDRLLIGLMVVAHPEPHQYGPPDLRLGQILATQAAVSLRKIDLLVETRHLSAKDPLLAGLYNFRYFQEALDREMRVAEEEGTDFAVIFFDVDHLKFVNDTYGHLMGDRLLQLVVDTVRLEIREHDVLARYGGDEFILLLRRASQKAAEMAMERIQGKVSQCQLDTIPMTLGISVGYAHYPSDGVAIEQLLFVADQRMYQNKVQRRIERGALKGTDVVNGPNIPSENG; from the coding sequence ATGCTGCGACGGATTTCGCCTATTCAACTTTATTTATGGCTTTTAACTGTCGCCGGTCCGGCTTTAATTATTGTTCATGGACTCAGGTGGGCGTCTCATATCTGGGGTGTGGTAATCGTGGGTGCGATTATGGTGGCCGCATCCACACTCTGGCCGATTAAACTGGGACAAGGCTCCATCACGTTGGTGAACGCTGGCTATTTCTCGGTATTTCTTATTGGAGGCACCATTCCAGCAGTTGTGGCGGGATCACTCGGACAGATGCTCGGCTGGGTCAAAGGATTCAAGGGTATTCGTTCGCTCGCAAGCTGGAGTATTTTTTCTGTCAGTGTGCTGGCGGGAGCTTATGTCTTTCACCATTTTTCTCCCTTGTGGGTACAAGCCAGCATGTTTTCTCTCACGTTTTTATTCATTAATAATATGCTGGTATTGATTTACTATTTGATTCAAGATAATAGTGTTAAGACGTGGCAATTATTCGCGGAAGGTTTATTCTTTGATGTCTTGAGCTGGGTGATTTCGGCCCCGCTCATTTTAATTTTTGTGCTGTTGCAAAAAGCTTATCATACCCCGGGAGCGATTTTGGCATTTTTTCCATTTTTATTGATTACGCTGCTTTTAGGTCTTGGATACAATCTTTACCGGAGCCATAAAAATACCTTGACTGCGGTGCGGGTGGCCGCGGAAATCGCAGCGGCCAGTTCGCCTGAAGATGTCTACCGCAGCATGGAGAAGGGGATCCGGGAAACGTTTCCGAGTAGCGTGCTGGTCATGTACCGGAAGATCCCTCATCGATTGGCTGTGCGCCGGGTTCACGTGTATTATCCATTTGAGGAACCGCCGCCATACAAAGAAGAAGTTTTAGCTTCAGAAGGCATTACAGGCTGGACCATTGAATCCCGGTCCAGTGAACTCATCGACGACAGTGAAAAAGTCATTGGGCGATTTGTGAATCCCCGTATTCCTAGGATTATGCGTTCGGTGTTGTTGCTGCCTATGGTGACAGACCGGCTGTTAATTGGGCTCATGGTTGTGGCGCATCCAGAACCGCATCAATACGGTCCTCCTGATTTGCGCTTGGGTCAAATCTTGGCGACGCAAGCGGCTGTTAGCCTACGCAAAATCGACCTCCTGGTTGAAACACGGCATTTATCGGCCAAAGATCCTTTGTTGGCCGGCCTGTATAATTTTCGTTATTTCCAAGAGGCTTTAGACCGGGAAATGCGGGTGGCTGAAGAAGAAGGCACGGACTTTGCGGTGATTTTTTTTGATGTAGATCACCTCAAATTTGTTAATGATACTTATGGGCACCTTATGGGGGATCGGTTGTTGCAATTAGTGGTTGATACCGTGCGCTTGGAAATTCGTGAACACGATGTTTTGGCGCGTTACGGGGGCGACGAATTTATCTTGTTGTTACGCCGTGCGAGCCAAAAGGCAGCCGAGATGGCCATGGAACGAATACAAGGCAAAGTTTCACAATGCCAGCTTGACACCATTCCCATGACGCTTGGCATTTCTGTCGGTTACGCCCATTATCCCTCAGACGGAGTGGCTATAGAGCAATTGCTGTTTGTGGCCGATCAGCGTATGTACCAAAATAAGGTACAAAGGCGAATTGAACGCGGCGCCCTTAAGGGAACGGACGTGGTTAACGGTCCAAATATCCCCAGCGAAAACGGTTGA
- a CDS encoding cold shock domain-containing protein, producing the protein MTGRVKWFSAEKGYGFLEREDGGDVFVHYTAINGEGFRTLNEGERVEFDVVEGDRGPQAANVVRL; encoded by the coding sequence ATGACCGGACGTGTCAAATGGTTTAGTGCAGAAAAAGGGTACGGATTCTTAGAGCGTGAAGACGGCGGTGACGTGTTTGTGCATTACACGGCCATTAATGGCGAAGGTTTCCGTACGCTCAACGAAGGCGAGCGTGTCGAATTTGATGTAGTGGAGGGTGACCGCGGCCCGCAGGCTGCGAACGTCGTTCGCCTCTAA
- the hpf gene encoding ribosome hibernation-promoting factor, HPF/YfiA family — protein MDVIVRGKNVEITDALKDYVTKKMNKMAKFIDHQDVTAHVVLSVEKGRKIVEVTIPLEGFLLRAEESNSDMYASIDLVVDKLERQYRKYKTRERRKLIQEANLQKASEPLDLPNVVRRKTFPVKPMTLDEALLQMDLLGHDFFAFTNAETDSINVLYRRHDGDYGLLEPL, from the coding sequence ATGGATGTTATCGTTCGCGGGAAAAACGTGGAGATTACGGATGCCTTAAAAGATTATGTAACGAAGAAAATGAACAAGATGGCCAAGTTCATCGACCATCAAGATGTGACAGCGCATGTCGTCTTGAGTGTTGAAAAGGGACGGAAAATTGTTGAGGTGACCATTCCTCTCGAAGGCTTTTTATTACGAGCTGAAGAATCCAATTCGGATATGTATGCGTCGATCGATTTGGTGGTTGATAAACTCGAGCGTCAATATCGCAAATATAAGACCCGGGAACGCCGGAAACTCATTCAGGAAGCGAATCTGCAAAAGGCTTCAGAGCCTTTAGATTTGCCGAATGTCGTGAGACGGAAAACGTTCCCTGTAAAACCGATGACATTGGATGAAGCGCTTTTACAAATGGATCTTTTAGGTCACGATTTCTTCGCTTTTACCAACGCCGAAACGGACAGTATTAATGTGTTATACCGTCGTCATGACGGAGATTACGGGTTGTTAGAACCGCTATAA
- a CDS encoding IS110 family transposase: protein MDLEVVVTHGAGLDVHKKVIVATVLTPTVNETRSFGTLTPDLLALADWLQSCGVTHVAMEATGVYWKPVVNLLEAYPFEAVMVVNPQHIKGMPGRKTDVQDSQWIAGLLRIGALKASYIPPRPQRELREIVRYRTSLQQARATEANRIQKVLEGANVKLGSVISDVLGVTGQRILAALADGETDPTALADLADPRIRASRDTLIQALTGLVTAHQRLMLRVQLQHVAFLDRQIAALSEEIATRLENFDDALARLQTIPGVERRTAEIIIAEIGTDLQRFPSAGHLVSWAGFSPGQHESAGKARPTRTRKGSKALRAALTQSGHAAGKTRTYLGAVYHRLAGRRGKQRAAVATGRHILIAVYAILRTPGAVYEDLGATYFDQRDRQALVRREIRRLEALGYRVRVEPTSQAG, encoded by the coding sequence ATGGACTTAGAGGTTGTGGTCACTCATGGCGCCGGGTTGGACGTCCACAAGAAGGTCATTGTCGCCACGGTGTTGACGCCGACGGTGAACGAGACGCGGTCGTTTGGCACCCTCACCCCCGATCTCTTGGCGTTAGCGGATTGGCTCCAATCCTGTGGGGTCACGCACGTGGCGATGGAAGCGACCGGAGTGTATTGGAAGCCCGTGGTCAACTTGTTGGAGGCGTATCCCTTTGAGGCCGTAATGGTCGTCAATCCCCAGCACATTAAGGGCATGCCGGGGCGGAAGACCGACGTGCAGGACTCGCAGTGGATTGCCGGGTTGCTCCGGATTGGCGCGTTGAAGGCCAGCTATATTCCGCCGCGTCCGCAGCGGGAGCTGCGGGAGATCGTGCGCTATCGGACGAGCCTACAGCAAGCCCGCGCCACGGAAGCCAACCGGATCCAAAAGGTGTTGGAAGGGGCTAATGTCAAACTCGGGAGCGTCATCAGCGATGTGTTGGGCGTTACCGGCCAGCGGATTCTCGCCGCCTTGGCGGACGGCGAGACCGACCCGACGGCTCTGGCCGATTTGGCCGATCCCCGGATCCGCGCCTCCCGGGACACCCTGATCCAGGCCTTGACCGGCTTGGTGACGGCCCATCAGCGCTTGATGCTCCGCGTACAGCTCCAGCATGTGGCCTTTTTGGATCGCCAGATTGCGGCGCTGTCGGAGGAAATCGCCACGCGCCTCGAAAATTTTGACGACGCCCTCGCCCGCTTGCAAACCATCCCTGGGGTCGAGCGTCGTACCGCCGAGATCATTATCGCCGAGATTGGGACCGATTTGCAACGGTTCCCGTCCGCCGGGCATCTGGTCTCCTGGGCCGGCTTCAGCCCCGGACAGCACGAGAGTGCGGGGAAAGCCCGACCGACGCGCACCCGCAAGGGCAGTAAAGCGCTGCGGGCCGCCTTGACCCAAAGTGGCCACGCCGCCGGCAAGACCCGGACCTATCTGGGGGCGGTGTATCACCGCCTCGCCGGCCGCCGCGGGAAGCAACGCGCGGCTGTGGCGACGGGACGCCACATCTTGATCGCGGTGTATGCGATCTTGCGGACCCCGGGGGCTGTCTACGAAGATTTGGGCGCTACCTATTTTGATCAGCGGGATCGGCAGGCCCTGGTCCGCCGGGAAATTCGCCGGCTCGAAGCCTTGGGTTATCGGGTGCGGGTGGAGCCGACCTCGCAGGCGGGCTAA
- a CDS encoding HD domain-containing phosphohydrolase has product MASLVDIRLLKGNGGISVQLPIIFSTSIILGPSAGLWLGGFGSIVGREYLGKVKWPSFVFNRAQFGIAGWASGEVFQLLSGSANHLAFTEISFPLTVAAITAFVLNWGFVMIAIALRTKRPIFETFRVYFKWSTPTFLLMIPIAYSMAIVYKELGPYGELIFAVPLAFVRYALALLRGVHTTYHRSIDILLTAINYRDAYTYGHSIRVGHYAAKLAEQFGMPQDRIDLVREAGLLHDVGKLKTPDSILRKAGRLNREEVLMMKDHPVIGSELLEQVQLAGCSRHFVRQHHERWDGRGYPDNLEGNEIALETRIISVVDAYDAMTTDRPYRRAMPHAMAMAEIQNGAGTQFDPEVVAKFVEMCGDRNLAVEEAIAQGWNHVGIEHRGDTGHGHSG; this is encoded by the coding sequence GTGGCATCTCTAGTAGACATTCGGCTATTAAAGGGTAATGGTGGCATTTCGGTACAGTTGCCCATAATATTTTCAACGTCGATTATATTGGGGCCGAGTGCAGGGCTATGGCTGGGCGGATTTGGTAGTATAGTAGGTCGTGAATATTTAGGCAAGGTCAAATGGCCGTCATTTGTATTTAATCGTGCTCAATTTGGAATTGCTGGTTGGGCATCGGGTGAAGTCTTTCAATTGTTGTCAGGATCTGCTAACCATTTAGCTTTTACCGAAATCAGTTTTCCTTTAACAGTTGCTGCGATTACTGCTTTTGTACTTAATTGGGGATTTGTTATGATCGCCATCGCATTACGCACAAAGAGACCTATATTTGAAACATTTCGGGTTTACTTCAAGTGGTCAACGCCTACATTCTTGCTCATGATTCCTATTGCTTATTCGATGGCAATTGTATACAAAGAGCTTGGACCATATGGTGAACTGATTTTTGCGGTACCACTTGCATTTGTTCGATATGCTTTGGCTTTGCTTCGGGGAGTTCACACTACCTATCACCGCAGTATTGACATCTTGTTGACCGCTATTAATTACCGGGATGCGTACACCTATGGACACTCGATTCGGGTAGGACATTATGCCGCAAAATTAGCTGAACAGTTCGGGATGCCGCAAGATCGGATTGACTTGGTTCGGGAGGCAGGTCTGTTACATGATGTTGGGAAGCTAAAGACCCCAGATAGTATTCTACGCAAGGCCGGTCGATTGAATCGAGAAGAAGTCTTAATGATGAAAGACCATCCGGTTATTGGTAGTGAGCTTTTAGAACAAGTGCAATTAGCTGGTTGCTCACGACATTTTGTTCGTCAGCATCACGAAAGATGGGATGGACGAGGGTATCCTGACAATCTTGAGGGGAACGAAATCGCGCTAGAAACTCGCATTATATCGGTTGTGGATGCCTATGATGCCATGACTACGGACAGGCCTTATCGCCGAGCGATGCCCCATGCCATGGCGATGGCGGAAATTCAAAATGGAGCAGGTACCCAATTCGATCCTGAAGTCGTGGCAAAATTTGTGGAAATGTGTGGAGACAGGAATTTAGCGGTCGAAGAAGCCATTGCACAAGGTTGGAATCACGTAGGAATTGAGCACCGGGGAGATACGGGTCACGGCCACTCGGGTTGA
- the secA gene encoding preprotein translocase subunit SecA yields MLKMLSNLVNRFSEREVRRYRGVVAKINALEPQVQALSDEQLRHKTQEFKDRVANGESLDQLLPEAFAVVREGSRRVLNMRHFDVQLIGGMVLHDGRIAEMRTGEGKTLVATLAAYLNALAGKGVHVVTVNDYLARRDAQWMGQLYEFLGLSVGLIQHDMESDERRQAYAADITYGTNNEFGFDYLRDNMVMTTEEMVQRELHYAIVDEVDSILIDEARTPLIISGQADKSPDLYYQFARIAANLREDIDYTIDEKLKTVAPTEAGVAKVERMLGVSNLYDDVNIDLSHYLNQALRAKALMKRDRDYVVKDGEVIIVDEFTGRLMFGRRYSDGLHQAIEAKEGVKIQDETQTLATITFQNYFRMYHKLSGMTGTAITEEEEFRKIYGLDVIVVPTHKPMIRKDYPDVVYKTEAAKFRAVVREIEELYKQRRPVLVGTVSIEKSERLSAMLKEKGIPHTVLNAKYHEQEAEIIAKAGQAGAVTIATNMAGRGTDIVLGEGVAEMGGLHIIGTERHESRRIDNQLRGRAGRQGDPGSSRFYLSLEDDFLRLFAAQTLSNLMDRLGVEEDEPIESPMLSRAIESAQKKVEARNFDARKQVLQYDDVMNLQREVIYKQRRDILTKENLKEDILHMLSDLIDDALTLHCPANLHPEEWEMQPLVDSLEEIFLPQGTLKAEDLEGMGREELHDTILEAGTRVYEQKEEEFGFEAMRELERMVLLRVVDSKWMEHLDAMDNLREGVGLRAYGQQDPLVEYKKEAYDMYQNMLGAIREEVVRMMFHLQLAPQQPMPVMEPVATIAEENPPAHRPFQVIQGGQGHQTKKDDHQLGRNDPCWCGSGKKYKRCHGANQESQ; encoded by the coding sequence ATGTTAAAGATGTTGTCCAACCTCGTCAATCGCTTTAGTGAACGGGAAGTTCGGCGGTATCGAGGCGTGGTCGCAAAAATTAATGCATTGGAACCGCAAGTACAAGCGTTATCCGATGAACAGTTGCGTCATAAGACGCAAGAATTTAAAGACCGGGTGGCCAACGGTGAAAGTCTAGATCAATTGCTTCCCGAAGCCTTTGCCGTGGTGCGAGAAGGCTCTAGACGTGTCCTTAATATGCGGCATTTCGATGTCCAGCTGATTGGAGGTATGGTACTTCATGACGGGCGGATTGCAGAAATGCGTACCGGTGAAGGTAAGACTTTGGTTGCCACTCTGGCAGCGTATCTGAATGCCCTGGCAGGAAAAGGGGTCCACGTGGTCACCGTCAATGACTATCTGGCTCGACGTGATGCACAGTGGATGGGCCAACTGTATGAATTTCTGGGATTGAGTGTTGGGCTTATCCAACATGACATGGAGTCAGATGAAAGGCGGCAAGCCTATGCTGCCGATATCACCTATGGAACCAACAACGAATTTGGGTTTGATTACTTACGTGACAACATGGTGATGACCACCGAGGAGATGGTACAGCGGGAACTGCACTATGCCATCGTCGACGAGGTCGATAGTATTTTGATTGACGAGGCGAGAACGCCACTCATTATTTCTGGTCAGGCGGATAAGTCGCCAGATTTGTATTACCAGTTTGCCCGGATTGCAGCCAACTTGCGGGAAGACATCGATTACACCATTGACGAAAAATTAAAGACGGTAGCGCCGACGGAAGCCGGAGTGGCGAAGGTGGAGCGAATGCTCGGCGTGAGTAACCTCTATGATGATGTCAACATCGACTTGTCTCACTACTTAAACCAGGCCTTGCGAGCCAAAGCGCTCATGAAGCGCGATCGGGATTACGTGGTGAAAGACGGGGAAGTCATTATTGTTGACGAATTTACCGGACGCCTTATGTTTGGCCGCCGGTATTCTGATGGTCTTCACCAGGCGATTGAGGCCAAAGAAGGCGTCAAGATCCAGGATGAAACCCAAACCTTAGCCACGATTACCTTTCAAAATTATTTCCGCATGTATCATAAATTGTCGGGAATGACGGGGACGGCCATAACCGAAGAAGAGGAATTTCGCAAGATTTATGGTCTTGACGTCATTGTCGTACCGACCCACAAACCGATGATTCGTAAGGATTATCCTGACGTGGTCTATAAGACAGAAGCGGCGAAATTCCGTGCCGTAGTGCGGGAAATTGAAGAATTATACAAGCAGCGTCGTCCTGTCTTAGTGGGGACTGTATCCATTGAGAAGTCCGAGCGGCTTAGTGCCATGCTCAAAGAAAAAGGGATTCCGCACACGGTGCTTAATGCCAAGTACCATGAGCAAGAAGCGGAAATTATTGCTAAAGCCGGGCAAGCTGGCGCTGTGACGATTGCGACCAACATGGCTGGTCGAGGGACAGACATTGTGCTCGGTGAAGGTGTTGCCGAAATGGGTGGACTTCATATTATTGGGACGGAGCGCCATGAAAGCCGCCGTATTGACAATCAGCTTCGCGGACGTGCTGGCCGGCAAGGAGATCCTGGATCGTCACGGTTCTACTTGTCCCTAGAAGACGATTTTCTCCGTTTGTTTGCTGCGCAAACCTTATCCAATCTCATGGACCGTCTAGGCGTCGAAGAAGATGAGCCCATTGAAAGTCCTATGTTGTCGCGGGCTATTGAGTCGGCTCAAAAGAAAGTGGAAGCCAGGAACTTTGATGCCAGAAAACAGGTGCTACAATATGATGATGTGATGAACTTGCAGCGGGAAGTGATCTATAAGCAGCGCCGGGATATCTTAACCAAGGAAAACCTTAAAGAAGATATTTTGCATATGCTATCGGATCTTATTGATGATGCGCTCACATTGCATTGTCCGGCCAATTTGCATCCTGAAGAATGGGAAATGCAGCCTCTGGTGGACAGCTTGGAAGAAATCTTTTTGCCACAAGGAACCCTTAAGGCAGAAGATTTGGAGGGCATGGGTCGAGAAGAGCTCCATGATACGATTTTAGAAGCGGGGACTCGTGTTTACGAACAGAAAGAAGAAGAATTTGGATTCGAAGCGATGCGTGAGTTAGAGCGAATGGTCTTGTTACGCGTGGTGGATTCCAAATGGATGGAACATCTTGACGCCATGGACAATCTCCGCGAAGGTGTAGGACTTCGTGCTTACGGTCAGCAAGATCCGCTGGTCGAGTACAAAAAAGAAGCCTATGACATGTATCAAAACATGTTAGGAGCTATCCGGGAAGAAGTCGTTCGGATGATGTTCCATCTTCAGCTGGCTCCCCAGCAGCCTATGCCCGTGATGGAACCTGTGGCGACGATTGCCGAAGAAAATCCACCGGCACATCGGCCTTTTCAGGTAATTCAGGGCGGACAGGGACACCAGACCAAGAAAGATGATCATCAATTAGGACGGAATGACCCATGCTGGTGTGGGAGTGGAAAGAAATACAAGCGCTGCCATGGGGCTAATCAAGAATCGCAATAA
- the prfB gene encoding peptide chain release factor 2 (programmed frameshift), with product MLQDDMEALRSDIHQTMDRIRGSLDLGERQAESERLENIMASPDFWSDAERAENISKQLRRVKGPLEQYHSLSRRVDDWNELVDLALEENDWEILKAQQREAEDLLRALREFELTLILRGPYDHEDAIVSLHAGAGGTEAQDWVSMLLRMYLRWAERHGFKAEIIDALEGEEAGYKSVTVEIHGENAFGFLRPERGVHRLIRISPFDASGRRHTSFASVEVMPDLQNDETIEIRPEDLKIDTFRASGAGGQHINKTESAVRITHLPTGIVVGCQSERSQHSNRETAMRMLRGKLAELQQQQWEKHMAELRGEQAEIGWGSQIRTYVFQPYSVVRDHRTRYEVPNAQNVMNGELDGFIEAFLQQEARGALQPEENGS from the exons GTGTTACAAGATGATATGGAGGCCTTACGTAGCGATATTCACCAAACTATGGACCGAATAAGGGGGTCTCTT GACCTCGGAGAACGCCAAGCAGAAAGTGAACGCTTAGAAAACATTATGGCATCTCCTGACTTTTGGAGTGATGCCGAGCGTGCCGAAAATATTTCTAAACAATTGAGACGGGTTAAAGGTCCCTTAGAGCAATATCACAGCTTATCCCGGCGTGTTGACGACTGGAATGAACTGGTCGATTTAGCCCTGGAAGAAAACGATTGGGAGATTCTTAAAGCGCAACAGCGAGAAGCTGAGGACTTGCTGCGCGCCTTGCGTGAATTTGAATTGACGTTGATCCTGCGGGGTCCTTATGATCACGAAGACGCGATTGTCTCCCTCCATGCCGGGGCTGGCGGGACCGAGGCGCAAGACTGGGTCTCCATGCTCCTAAGAATGTACTTGCGCTGGGCAGAACGTCACGGGTTTAAAGCCGAAATCATTGACGCCTTAGAAGGGGAAGAAGCGGGATATAAAAGCGTTACCGTTGAAATTCATGGGGAAAACGCTTTTGGATTTCTACGTCCTGAACGCGGCGTACATCGGCTTATTCGCATTTCTCCCTTTGATGCCTCGGGACGGCGCCACACCTCATTTGCTTCGGTGGAAGTGATGCCGGATTTACAAAATGACGAGACGATCGAAATTCGCCCCGAAGATTTGAAAATTGATACCTTTCGGGCCTCAGGCGCTGGTGGTCAGCATATTAATAAGACGGAATCAGCCGTCCGCATTACCCACTTACCTACGGGTATTGTGGTCGGTTGCCAATCGGAACGATCCCAACATTCTAATCGGGAAACGGCGATGAGAATGCTACGAGGAAAATTGGCAGAATTACAACAACAACAATGGGAAAAACACATGGCGGAATTACGGGGCGAGCAGGCGGAAATTGGTTGGGGATCGCAAATTCGGACCTATGTGTTTCAACCATATAGCGTGGTCCGCGATCATCGCACCCGTTATGAGGTGCCTAATGCCCAAAATGTGATGAATGGCGAGCTCGATGGTTTTATTGAAGCCTTTTTACAACAGGAAGCCCGGGGCGCTCTGCAGCCTGAGGAAAATGGTTCATGA
- a CDS encoding DUF2993 domain-containing protein, which translates to MSRFIVVLAGAVVLLGALQWTIPKWAARQVANQVAAQDGGVRPQVDIAALPFWIMAQGQFQDVYINVHDVHVDGMTLSQAVINWQNGKVSLPALSHNRLVIEKPGHVNVRIVFDGPALSAFLAEQGPIQNPQVTITNGLMTIQGRLLLGQLSVPLNAQGTLSVSSDKKAIIFHPTSVDGIQLPVLTDLQIFQIDSLKLPVAMVIQSVALRNNELIVEASTP; encoded by the coding sequence ATGAGCCGTTTTATTGTGGTCTTAGCGGGAGCCGTCGTGCTGCTGGGCGCCCTGCAGTGGACGATACCCAAATGGGCGGCTCGGCAAGTGGCCAATCAGGTTGCCGCCCAAGATGGCGGCGTTAGACCGCAAGTTGACATTGCCGCCTTGCCGTTTTGGATTATGGCCCAAGGTCAGTTCCAAGATGTGTATATTAACGTGCATGATGTGCATGTGGATGGAATGACATTGTCCCAAGCGGTGATTAACTGGCAAAACGGCAAGGTTTCCTTGCCGGCCTTGTCTCATAACCGATTGGTCATCGAAAAACCGGGCCATGTGAATGTGCGTATTGTTTTTGATGGACCCGCATTGAGTGCATTTTTGGCTGAGCAAGGTCCCATTCAAAATCCGCAAGTGACCATTACCAATGGTCTCATGACCATCCAGGGACGATTATTATTAGGACAACTGAGCGTTCCCTTAAATGCCCAAGGCACCTTGTCCGTCTCTAGTGATAAGAAGGCGATTATCTTTCATCCGACTTCAGTGGACGGAATTCAGTTACCAGTCTTAACCGATTTACAAATTTTCCAAATAGACTCGTTAAAATTACCGGTCGCCATGGTCATTCAATCCGTGGCATTACGGAATAATGAATTGATAGTTGAGGCCAGTACGCCATGA
- a CDS encoding YitT family protein codes for MTKVQRILWDYGMMTVGTAITAIGINGFYVPAKISDGGISGVGIILLYLLHVPLWVSLTVLNVPLLWLSKKLWGNRVGTRTVYGTLMLSVMVGIIRIGAVTHNVLLATVYGGLLSGVGLGMVFRARGTTGGSDVIARLLTRFLPITMGQGMMVVDFFVIAAFGVVFNPTLAMYSLIALFISSRAIDVVQEGVSYARAFTIVSQKPDIIAAKVLEVMDRGVTRIGAYGEYTKEPREILYVVITRSEVSTLKELIYSVDPTAFVVVATVHEVVGEGFRKPPLEV; via the coding sequence ATGACAAAAGTTCAACGTATCTTGTGGGATTATGGAATGATGACCGTGGGTACGGCCATCACCGCCATAGGGATTAATGGATTTTATGTACCGGCGAAGATTTCAGATGGTGGCATCTCCGGTGTGGGTATCATCCTGTTATATTTACTGCACGTCCCCTTATGGGTCAGTTTGACGGTTCTCAATGTGCCTTTGCTATGGCTGAGTAAGAAGCTGTGGGGCAACCGGGTGGGGACTCGTACTGTGTACGGTACCTTGATGTTATCCGTGATGGTAGGCATTATCCGCATTGGCGCGGTGACGCATAATGTGCTTTTGGCTACAGTATATGGCGGCTTGTTATCTGGGGTAGGACTGGGAATGGTATTTCGCGCACGGGGAACCACGGGCGGCAGTGATGTCATTGCCCGCTTACTTACCCGGTTTTTACCGATTACTATGGGCCAGGGTATGATGGTTGTGGATTTTTTTGTGATTGCCGCGTTCGGTGTGGTATTTAATCCGACCCTGGCCATGTATTCCCTGATTGCCCTATTCATTTCGTCCCGGGCGATCGATGTCGTCCAAGAAGGGGTCAGCTATGCCCGTGCCTTTACGATTGTCAGTCAGAAGCCCGATATCATTGCAGCGAAAGTCTTGGAAGTGATGGACCGGGGTGTGACCCGTATTGGGGCTTATGGCGAATATACCAAGGAGCCGCGAGAAATTCTTTATGTGGTCATTACCCGTTCTGAAGTGAGCACATTAAAGGAACTTATCTATAGTGTGGACCCTACCGCATTTGTGGTGGTGGCTACCGTGCATGAAGTGGTGGGTGAAGGATTTCGCAAGCCCCCTTTAGAAGTCTAG